The following are encoded in a window of Pseudomonas sp. JQ170C genomic DNA:
- the recA gene encoding recombinase RecA, translating into MDDNKKRALAAALGQIERQFGKGAVMRMGDHERQAIPAISTGSLGLDIALGIGGLPKGRIVEIYGPESSGKTTLTLSVIAQAQKMGATCAFVDAEHALDPEYAGKLGVNVDDLLVSQPDTGEQALEITDMLVRSNAVDVIIVDSVAALVPKAEIEGEMGDMHVGLQARLMSQALRKITGNIKNANCLVIFINQIRMKIGVMFGSPETTTGGNALKFYASVRLDIRRTGAVKEGDEVVGSETRVKIVKNKVAPPFRQAEFQILYGKGIYRNGEIIDLGVLHGFLEKSGAWYSYQGSKIGQGKANSAKFLQENPEIAATLEKQIRDKLLNAGAVEAAGKAAAVSAEPEDDLADAEAGY; encoded by the coding sequence ATGGACGACAACAAGAAGCGCGCCTTGGCTGCGGCCCTGGGGCAAATCGAACGTCAATTCGGTAAAGGCGCGGTCATGCGCATGGGCGACCACGAGCGCCAGGCAATCCCGGCCATTTCCACCGGCTCCCTGGGCCTGGACATCGCCCTGGGCATTGGCGGTCTGCCAAAAGGCCGTATCGTCGAGATCTACGGTCCTGAATCGTCGGGTAAAACTACCCTGACCCTGTCGGTGATCGCCCAGGCTCAGAAAATGGGCGCTACCTGTGCCTTCGTCGACGCCGAGCACGCGCTCGACCCCGAGTACGCTGGCAAGCTGGGCGTCAATGTCGACGACCTGCTGGTCTCGCAGCCAGACACCGGCGAACAGGCCCTGGAAATCACCGACATGCTGGTGCGTTCCAACGCCGTTGACGTGATCATTGTCGACTCCGTCGCAGCCCTGGTACCCAAGGCCGAGATCGAAGGCGAAATGGGTGACATGCACGTGGGCCTGCAGGCCCGCCTGATGTCCCAGGCGCTGCGTAAGATCACCGGTAACATCAAGAACGCCAACTGCCTGGTGATCTTCATCAACCAGATCCGCATGAAGATCGGCGTGATGTTCGGTAGCCCGGAAACCACTACCGGTGGTAACGCGCTGAAGTTCTACGCCTCGGTTCGTCTCGACATCCGCCGTACCGGCGCGGTGAAGGAAGGCGACGAAGTGGTTGGTAGCGAAACCCGCGTCAAGATCGTCAAGAACAAGGTGGCGCCACCTTTCCGTCAGGCCGAATTCCAGATCCTCTACGGCAAGGGTATTTACCGCAACGGCGAAATCATCGACCTGGGCGTGCTGCACGGCTTCCTGGAAAAATCGGGCGCCTGGTACAGCTACCAGGGCAGCAAGATCGGTCAGGGCAAGGCCAACTCGGCCAAGTTCCTCCAGGAAAACCCGGAAATCGCCGCGACCCTCGAGAAGCAGATTCGCGACAAACTGCTCAATGCAGGGGCTGTCGAGGCTGCTGGCAAGGCTGCAGCGGTCAGCGCCGAGCCTGAAGACGATCTGGCAGACGCCGAAGCCGGTTACTGA
- the recX gene encoding recombination regulator RecX, which produces MSVVLDTPVAVRRTAMDLLARREHGRVELTRKLRQRGAPPELIDQELDRLTEEGLLSEARYLESFISYRSRSGYGPARIREELGQRGLQRSDIDQALRECGVDWAAQLQDVWQRKFSGQRPVDPRARAQQTRFLVYRGFSMDMVGRLLSGRGLDD; this is translated from the coding sequence ATGTCCGTCGTACTCGACACCCCCGTCGCCGTAAGACGGACAGCCATGGACCTGCTCGCACGCCGCGAGCATGGTCGAGTCGAGCTGACGCGCAAGTTGCGTCAGCGCGGCGCTCCCCCCGAATTGATTGACCAGGAGCTCGACCGTCTGACGGAAGAGGGCCTGCTCAGTGAAGCCCGTTACCTGGAAAGTTTCATCAGCTATCGCTCGCGTTCCGGCTACGGCCCGGCACGTATACGCGAAGAGCTGGGCCAACGCGGCTTGCAACGTAGTGATATCGATCAGGCCCTGCGTGAATGCGGGGTGGACTGGGCGGCTCAGTTGCAGGATGTCTGGCAGCGAAAGTTTTCGGGTCAACGCCCCGTCGATCCGCGCGCCCGAGCACAGCAAACCCGTTTTCTGGTCTACCGTGGCTTCTCCATGGATATGGTCGGCCGCCTGCTAAGCGGCCGGGGTTTGGACGACTAG
- a CDS encoding LOG family protein, producing MPYQPNELLSSHFKNNGIDLSKLEEQLTLVAPDSPNLPLYRDMMLTVLRMAHDDSNRWNAKITLQALRELDHAFRTLEQYKGRRKVTVFGSARTPVEHPMYALARELGATLARSNLMVITGAGGGIMAAAHEGAGVNHSLGFNITLPFEQHANATVDGTDKLLPFHFFFIRKLFFVKEADALVLCPGGFGTLDEALEVLTLIQTGKSPLVPVVLLDSPGGNFWQDALNFITRQLEENRYILPSDMKLLRLVHSAEEAVEEINQFYSNYHSSRWLKNQFVIRMHHPLSEAALFDLQEGFADLRLSGHYHQHAYAGEHHDEARFSHLTRLTFAFNGRDQGRLRELVDFINLSENWAKPQPMHTTQHAREALKVT from the coding sequence ATGCCTTATCAACCGAATGAATTGCTGTCGAGTCACTTCAAGAACAACGGGATTGACCTGAGCAAACTGGAAGAACAACTGACGCTGGTTGCCCCCGACAGTCCCAACCTACCGCTGTACCGCGACATGATGCTGACCGTCCTGCGCATGGCCCACGACGACAGCAACCGCTGGAATGCCAAGATCACACTACAAGCCCTGCGTGAACTGGACCATGCGTTTCGGACCCTGGAGCAGTACAAGGGGCGGCGCAAGGTCACTGTCTTTGGTTCAGCCCGCACTCCGGTCGAACACCCCATGTATGCACTGGCCAGGGAGCTGGGTGCGACACTGGCACGCTCCAACCTGATGGTCATTACCGGCGCCGGCGGCGGCATCATGGCCGCCGCCCACGAAGGCGCAGGGGTCAACCACAGCCTGGGATTCAATATCACCCTGCCGTTCGAGCAGCATGCCAATGCCACGGTGGACGGCACAGACAAACTGCTGCCCTTCCACTTCTTCTTCATTCGCAAATTGTTCTTCGTCAAGGAAGCCGACGCGCTGGTGCTCTGTCCTGGAGGTTTCGGCACCCTGGATGAAGCCTTGGAAGTACTCACACTGATCCAGACCGGCAAGAGCCCACTGGTACCTGTAGTGCTGCTGGATTCACCCGGTGGCAATTTCTGGCAGGACGCCCTGAACTTCATTACCCGGCAACTGGAAGAGAACCGCTACATCCTGCCTAGCGACATGAAGCTCCTGCGCCTGGTGCACAGCGCCGAAGAGGCGGTGGAAGAGATCAACCAGTTCTACAGCAACTATCATTCAAGCCGCTGGCTGAAGAACCAATTCGTGATCCGCATGCATCACCCATTGAGCGAAGCTGCACTGTTCGATCTGCAGGAAGGGTTCGCCGATCTGCGCCTCAGTGGCCACTATCACCAGCACGCCTACGCGGGCGAGCACCACGATGAAGCCAGGTTCAGTCACCTGACCCGTCTGACATTTGCCTTCAACGGCCGTGATCAAGGGCGTCTACGCGAACTGGTGGACTTCATCAACCTGTCGGAAAACTGGGCGAAACCCCAGCCGATGCACACCACACAACACGCCCGTGAAGCGCTGAAGGTCACCTGA
- a CDS encoding quorum-sensing-regulated virulence factor family protein, which produces MLRFIAPSLSLLLALPLAANAASKQEYELSKMLQKVATESSVGTPRAINEDILDQGYTVEGKQLINHLSVLPSHAAKMQADPNRVRSQLGDSVCKNTGFRQLMAKGAVLTYRFTEYKTNRPVSEQAFNAASCGIKTTK; this is translated from the coding sequence ATGCTGCGTTTCATCGCCCCGTCCTTGAGCCTGTTGCTCGCCCTGCCCCTGGCGGCCAATGCTGCCTCCAAGCAGGAGTACGAACTGAGCAAGATGCTGCAAAAAGTAGCTACGGAAAGCAGCGTGGGCACGCCGCGAGCGATTAATGAAGACATCCTCGACCAGGGTTATACCGTCGAGGGCAAGCAACTGATCAACCACCTGAGCGTGCTTCCCAGCCACGCCGCGAAGATGCAGGCCGACCCGAATCGGGTCCGCAGCCAATTGGGTGACAGCGTGTGCAAGAACACAGGCTTTCGCCAGTTGATGGCCAAAGGCGCGGTGCTGACCTACCGCTTTACCGAGTACAAGACAAATCGCCCGGTCAGCGAGCAGGCCTTCAATGCCGCCAGCTGCGGTATCAAGACCACCAAGTAG
- a CDS encoding tRNA-uridine aminocarboxypropyltransferase, whose translation MSHAVSRLRAERLARSVKPFVARGSRAPRCPQCRVVFSHCLCAWRPRVPSDSAMCLLMHDTEPLKPSNTGWLIADLIADTSAFGWQRTSVDETLLALLDQPHWQPYIVFPGEFVAPERVVNEVVREPGKRPLFILLDATWTEARKMFRKSPYLERFPVLSLQPEQISRYRLRRSKRDDHFCTAEVAAMCLELAGDQRAAEALDAYLDVFSTHYLSAKHQWAIDEGDAVHQRLHTFL comes from the coding sequence ATGAGCCATGCCGTATCGCGGCTGCGCGCCGAGCGCCTGGCGCGCAGTGTCAAACCTTTCGTTGCACGCGGTTCACGAGCGCCACGCTGCCCGCAGTGTCGGGTGGTGTTCAGCCATTGCCTGTGTGCCTGGCGGCCGCGGGTGCCATCCGACTCGGCCATGTGCCTGCTGATGCATGACACCGAACCATTGAAGCCAAGCAACACGGGGTGGTTGATTGCTGACCTGATTGCCGATACGTCGGCATTCGGCTGGCAACGTACCTCCGTGGACGAGACCCTGTTGGCATTGCTAGACCAACCGCATTGGCAACCCTACATCGTATTCCCCGGTGAATTTGTCGCGCCGGAGCGGGTAGTCAATGAAGTGGTGCGTGAGCCTGGCAAGCGGCCGTTGTTCATCCTGCTGGATGCCACCTGGACCGAGGCTCGCAAGATGTTTCGCAAAAGCCCGTATCTGGAGCGATTCCCGGTGCTGAGCCTGCAGCCTGAGCAGATCTCGCGTTATCGCCTGCGCCGCTCCAAGCGCGACGATCATTTCTGCACCGCCGAGGTGGCCGCCATGTGCCTGGAGCTGGCCGGTGACCAGCGCGCCGCCGAAGCGCTGGATGCCTACCTTGACGTATTCAGTACCCACTATCTCAGCGCCAAGCACCAATGGGCTATTGATGAAGGGGATGCGGTGCATCAGCGCTTGCATACCTTCCTATAG
- the erdR gene encoding response regulator transcription factor ErdR, producing MATYEILIADDHPLFRSALRQAVTLGLGPDVRLVEVASIAELETRLTEKSDWDLVLLDLNMPGAYGFSGLVLLRGQYPQIPVVMVSAQEEASVVVKSREFGASGFIPKSSPLEDIQDAVRKVLDGEVWWPPQAFEKVDVSAEAKAASEGLASLTPQQFRVLTMVCEGLLNKQIAYELSVSEATIKAHVTAIFRKLGVRTRTQAALLLQQLESVSSS from the coding sequence ATGGCCACGTACGAAATCCTGATTGCCGATGACCACCCACTGTTTCGCAGCGCGCTGCGCCAGGCTGTAACCCTCGGCCTGGGGCCTGATGTGCGCCTGGTTGAGGTGGCGAGCATCGCCGAACTGGAAACGCGCCTCACCGAGAAGTCCGACTGGGACCTGGTGTTGCTGGACCTCAACATGCCGGGCGCCTACGGTTTTTCCGGGCTGGTGCTGTTGCGCGGCCAGTACCCGCAGATCCCGGTGGTGATGGTGTCGGCGCAGGAAGAAGCGTCGGTCGTGGTCAAGTCCCGCGAGTTTGGTGCCAGTGGTTTCATCCCCAAATCCAGTCCGCTGGAAGACATTCAGGATGCGGTGCGCAAGGTCCTGGATGGCGAGGTCTGGTGGCCGCCTCAGGCATTTGAAAAAGTGGATGTGTCCGCCGAAGCCAAAGCCGCGAGCGAGGGCCTGGCCAGCTTGACGCCCCAGCAGTTCCGGGTGCTGACCATGGTCTGTGAAGGCCTGTTGAACAAGCAGATCGCCTATGAGCTGAGCGTGTCGGAAGCCACGATCAAGGCGCACGTCACGGCGATATTCCGCAAACTGGGCGTGCGAACCCGGACCCAGGCGGCCTTGCTGCTGCAACAATTGGAATCGGTTTCCTCTAGTTAA
- a CDS encoding diacylglycerol kinase produces MSSPFKGQTGLKRILNAAGYSFDGLRAAFTGEAAFRQLVLLNVVLIPVAFWLDVSRAERAMLIAVCLLGLIVELLNSAVEAAIDRISLDRHPLSKNAKDMGSAAQFVALTMVGLVWAVILL; encoded by the coding sequence ATGTCATCGCCTTTCAAGGGCCAGACCGGCCTCAAACGTATCCTCAACGCTGCCGGCTATTCGTTTGACGGTTTGCGCGCCGCGTTTACCGGCGAAGCGGCGTTCCGCCAGCTTGTGCTGCTCAACGTCGTGCTGATTCCGGTGGCGTTCTGGCTGGATGTCAGCCGTGCTGAACGCGCGATGCTGATTGCCGTGTGCCTGTTGGGATTGATCGTCGAACTGTTGAACTCGGCCGTCGAGGCGGCGATCGACCGGATTTCCCTCGACCGTCACCCCTTGTCCAAGAATGCCAAGGACATGGGCAGTGCCGCCCAGTTCGTGGCCCTCACCATGGTGGGGCTGGTCTGGGCGGTGATCCTGCTCTAG
- a CDS encoding LysR family transcriptional regulator, with protein MRFTLRQLQVFVAVAQYQSVSRAAGILALSQSAASTSITELERQSSCQLFDRAGKRLSLNALGHQLLPQAVALLDQAKEIEDLLNGKSGFGSLAVGATLTIGNYLATLLIGSFMQVHPESQVKLHVQNTAHIVQQVAHYEIDLGLIEGDCNHPDLEVQPWVEDELVVFCAPQHPLARRGQASMEELTREAWILREQGSGTRLTFDQAMRHHRSNLNIRLELEHTEAIKRAVESGLGIGCISRLALRDAFRRGSLVAVETPDLDLARQFYFIWHKQKYQTSAMREFLELCRSFTAGVQRSDEIVLPTIA; from the coding sequence ATGCGATTTACCCTTCGTCAGCTCCAGGTGTTCGTCGCCGTAGCCCAGTACCAAAGCGTCTCACGCGCCGCGGGCATACTGGCGCTATCGCAGTCGGCCGCCAGTACTTCGATCACCGAACTTGAACGCCAGTCCAGTTGCCAGCTGTTCGACCGCGCCGGCAAACGGCTGAGCCTAAACGCCCTGGGTCACCAACTGCTGCCCCAGGCCGTGGCCTTGCTCGACCAGGCCAAAGAAATCGAAGACCTGCTCAACGGCAAGTCCGGCTTCGGCTCGCTGGCGGTCGGCGCCACCCTGACTATCGGCAACTACCTGGCCACACTGCTGATTGGCAGTTTTATGCAGGTCCACCCGGAAAGTCAGGTCAAGCTCCATGTGCAGAACACAGCGCATATCGTGCAACAAGTCGCCCACTATGAAATTGATCTGGGTCTAATCGAGGGCGACTGCAACCACCCGGACCTGGAAGTGCAGCCCTGGGTCGAAGATGAACTGGTGGTGTTCTGCGCGCCGCAGCACCCGCTGGCCCGCCGTGGCCAGGCAAGCATGGAGGAACTGACCCGCGAGGCCTGGATTCTGCGTGAACAAGGCTCCGGTACGCGCCTGACCTTTGACCAGGCAATGCGTCATCACCGCTCCAACCTGAACATCCGCCTGGAACTGGAACACACCGAAGCAATCAAGCGCGCGGTGGAATCCGGGCTGGGCATCGGCTGCATCTCGCGACTGGCCCTGCGCGATGCCTTTCGTCGCGGCAGCCTGGTGGCAGTGGAAACGCCGGACCTGGACCTGGCCCGGCAGTTCTACTTCATCTGGCATAAACAGAAGTACCAGACCTCTGCCATGCGCGAGTTCCTCGAACTGTGCCGCAGCTTCACCGCAGGGGTACAGCGCAGCGACGAAATCGTCCTGCCGACGATTGCCTAG
- the fpr gene encoding ferredoxin-NADP reductase: MSNMNHERVLSVHHWNDTLFSFKCTRDPGLRFENGQFVMIGLQQDNGRPLMRAYSIASPNWEEHLEFFSIKVPDGPLTSQLQHLKEGDEIIISKKPTGTLVLDDLNPGKHLYLLSTGTGLAPFMSVIQDPETYERFEKVILVHGVRYVNEVAYREFITEHLPQNEFFGDALRDKLIYYPTVTREPFENQGRLTDLMRSGKLFSDIGLPPINPQDDRAMICGSPSMLDETSEVLDSFGLKISARMREPGDYLIERAFVEK, translated from the coding sequence ATGAGCAACATGAACCACGAACGTGTCCTCAGTGTTCACCACTGGAATGACACCCTGTTCAGCTTCAAGTGCACCCGCGATCCGGGCCTGCGCTTCGAGAACGGTCAGTTCGTGATGATCGGTCTGCAACAGGACAACGGTCGACCGCTCATGCGTGCCTACTCGATCGCAAGCCCGAACTGGGAAGAGCATCTGGAGTTCTTCAGCATCAAGGTGCCGGACGGCCCGCTGACCTCGCAGCTGCAGCACCTGAAGGAAGGTGATGAAATCATCATCTCCAAGAAGCCTACCGGCACCCTGGTACTGGATGACCTGAATCCGGGGAAACACCTGTACCTGCTGAGCACCGGTACCGGCCTGGCGCCCTTCATGAGCGTCATTCAGGATCCGGAAACCTACGAGCGCTTTGAAAAAGTGATCCTGGTTCACGGTGTCCGTTACGTCAACGAAGTCGCTTACCGTGAGTTCATCACCGAGCACCTGCCGCAGAACGAGTTCTTCGGCGACGCGCTGCGTGACAAGCTGATCTATTACCCAACCGTGACCCGTGAGCCGTTCGAGAATCAGGGCCGTCTTACCGACCTGATGCGCAGCGGCAAGCTGTTCAGCGACATCGGTCTGCCACCGATCAATCCGCAGGACGACCGTGCGATGATCTGCGGTAGCCCAAGCATGCTCGACGAGACCAGCGAAGTGCTCGACAGCTTCGGCCTGAAAATCTCGGCCCGTATGCGTGAGCCAGGTGACTACCTGATCGAACGTGCGTTCGTTGAGAAGTAA
- the tsaA gene encoding tRNA (N6-threonylcarbamoyladenosine(37)-N6)-methyltransferase TrmO, producing MNYSVAPVGFVRSCFKEKFAIPRQPQLAPAARGVLELVPPFNSGDAVAGLEQVSHVWLLFLFHQALEDKPRLKVRPPRLGGNTSMGVFATRATHRPNGIGQSVVRLEKVEAGRLLLSGIDLLDGTPVIDIKPYVPYADAVAAATNQMASAPPEPIAVTWSDNALPQAREHALRLGEPLVELIEQCLAQDPRPAYQVPPPERVYGVKLWDVQVRWHYPQPDQITVLEVVL from the coding sequence ATGAACTACAGCGTCGCACCGGTCGGCTTCGTCCGTTCCTGCTTCAAGGAAAAGTTCGCCATCCCGCGCCAGCCTCAGCTGGCGCCCGCAGCGCGCGGGGTCCTGGAACTGGTACCGCCATTCAACAGCGGTGACGCCGTGGCGGGGCTTGAGCAGGTCAGCCATGTCTGGCTGCTGTTCCTGTTCCACCAGGCCCTGGAAGACAAGCCACGGCTCAAGGTGCGCCCGCCGCGCCTGGGCGGCAACACCTCCATGGGCGTGTTCGCCACCCGGGCCACGCATCGCCCCAACGGCATTGGCCAGTCCGTCGTACGCCTGGAAAAGGTCGAAGCCGGACGCCTGCTGCTGTCGGGGATCGACCTGCTCGACGGCACACCGGTCATCGACATCAAGCCCTATGTGCCTTACGCCGATGCAGTCGCCGCAGCGACCAACCAGATGGCCAGTGCGCCGCCTGAACCGATTGCGGTGACGTGGAGCGACAACGCCCTGCCCCAAGCTCGTGAGCACGCCCTTCGCCTTGGAGAGCCGCTGGTGGAGCTGATCGAGCAATGCCTGGCACAAGACCCGCGCCCGGCGTACCAGGTCCCACCACCCGAGCGCGTGTACGGCGTCAAGCTTTGGGATGTACAGGTGCGCTGGCACTACCCGCAACCCGACCAGATCACCGTACTGGAAGTGGTCCTGTAG
- a CDS encoding DUF1456 family protein, giving the protein MIHNDVLRSLRYLLDVNDAKLTDIIKLSGYEVAIDDIASYLKKEDEEGFVRCPDEVIAHFLDGLVIFKRGKDDSRPPLPVELPVTNNIIMKKLRVAFELKEDDLHAILKAADFPVSKPELSALFRKVGHNNYRPCGDQLLRNFLKGLTLRVRG; this is encoded by the coding sequence ATGATTCACAACGATGTACTGCGCAGCCTGCGCTACCTGCTCGACGTCAATGACGCCAAGCTGACCGATATCATCAAGCTGAGCGGCTACGAGGTCGCCATCGACGACATCGCGTCCTACCTCAAGAAAGAAGACGAAGAAGGCTTCGTGCGCTGCCCCGACGAAGTCATCGCGCATTTTCTCGATGGCCTGGTGATCTTCAAGCGTGGCAAGGACGACAGCCGCCCGCCGCTGCCGGTCGAACTGCCAGTGACCAACAACATCATCATGAAGAAGCTGCGGGTGGCCTTCGAGCTGAAGGAAGATGACCTGCACGCCATTCTCAAGGCTGCCGATTTCCCGGTGTCCAAACCGGAGCTCAGCGCCCTGTTCCGCAAGGTCGGCCACAACAACTACCGTCCCTGCGGCGACCAACTGCTGCGCAACTTCCTCAAGGGGCTGACCCTGCGAGTCCGTGGCTGA
- a CDS encoding rRNA pseudouridine synthase, with protein sequence MSEPIRLSKRLIELVGCSRREAELYIEGGWVTVDGAVVDEPQFKVAGQKVELQAGARAEALEPVTLLLHQPADLDIDSACHSISADSLSEAHREGRRPLKGHFARLSCAAPLQQGASGLQVFTQDWRVTRKLNADLAKLEQEYIVEVSGQMIAHGLERLNRGLNWKGNELPKIKASWQNETRLRMVLKNPQPGLIALLCSSVGVTPVSMRRIRLGGVAMSKLPLGQWRYLATSERF encoded by the coding sequence ATGTCTGAACCCATTCGCCTTTCCAAACGCCTTATTGAACTGGTCGGCTGCTCCCGACGGGAGGCCGAGCTGTACATCGAAGGCGGCTGGGTCACCGTGGATGGCGCGGTGGTCGACGAGCCGCAATTCAAAGTAGCCGGGCAAAAAGTCGAACTGCAGGCCGGTGCCCGCGCCGAAGCCCTGGAGCCGGTCACCCTGCTGCTCCACCAGCCCGCCGATCTCGATATCGACAGCGCCTGCCACAGCATCAGTGCCGACAGCCTGTCTGAAGCCCACCGTGAAGGCCGACGCCCACTCAAGGGCCACTTTGCCCGCCTGAGCTGCGCGGCCCCCTTGCAACAAGGCGCCAGCGGCCTGCAGGTGTTTACCCAGGACTGGCGAGTGACCCGCAAGCTCAACGCCGACCTGGCCAAGCTTGAGCAGGAGTACATCGTCGAAGTCAGTGGCCAGATGATCGCCCACGGCCTGGAGCGACTCAATCGCGGGCTCAACTGGAAGGGCAATGAGCTACCGAAGATCAAAGCCAGCTGGCAGAACGAAACGCGCCTGCGCATGGTCCTCAAGAACCCGCAACCCGGCCTGATCGCCCTGCTGTGCAGCAGTGTCGGCGTCACCCCGGTGAGCATGCGCCGGATTCGCCTGGGCGGCGTCGCCATGAGCAAGCTGCCCCTGGGCCAGTGGCGCTACCTTGCAACCAGCGAAAGATTCTAG
- a CDS encoding GNAT family N-acetyltransferase, producing MYRHNGIHTPRFDDYPELARVWEASVRATHDFLPDSYICLLRELLLNQYLDAVMLICCRDARQRITGFAGVAAGRVEMLFVDPATRGQGLGKRLLRYAIDELNAVQLDVNEQNTQAVGFYLCQGFEVVGRSETDGMGQPYPLLHLRLIQTKTAQIG from the coding sequence ATGTACAGGCACAACGGCATCCACACCCCCAGGTTTGACGACTACCCGGAACTGGCTCGGGTCTGGGAAGCGTCAGTGCGCGCTACCCATGATTTTCTTCCCGACAGCTACATCTGCCTGTTACGAGAGCTGCTGCTCAACCAGTACCTGGATGCAGTGATGTTGATCTGTTGTCGCGATGCCCGCCAACGGATCACCGGTTTTGCCGGGGTTGCCGCCGGTCGCGTGGAAATGCTTTTCGTCGATCCGGCGACACGCGGCCAGGGCCTGGGCAAACGCTTGCTGCGCTATGCCATTGATGAACTCAATGCCGTTCAACTCGACGTCAACGAACAGAACACCCAGGCAGTAGGCTTCTACCTGTGTCAGGGATTCGAGGTTGTCGGACGCTCGGAAACGGATGGCATGGGCCAGCCCTATCCCTTGCTGCATCTGAGGCTAATTCAAACGAAGACGGCGCAGATTGGCTGA
- the rimO gene encoding 30S ribosomal protein S12 methylthiotransferase RimO — MSTTPTPTTPKVGFVSLGCPKALVDSERILTQLRMEGYEVVPTYQDADVVVVNTCGFIDSAKAESLEVIGEAIKENGKVIVTGCMGVEEGNIRDVHPSVLAVTGPQQYEQVVTAVHQVVPPRKDHNPLIDLVPPQGVKLTPRHYAYLKISEGCNHSCSFCIIPSMRGKLVSRPVGEVLSEAERLVKAGVKEILVISQDTSAYGVDVKYKTDFWNGRPVKTRMLELCEALSSLGAWVRLHYVYPYPNVDDVIPLMAAGKILPYLDIPFQHASPKVLKSMKRPAFEDRTLARIKKWREQCPDLIIRSTFIVGFPGETEEDFQYLLDWLTEAQLDRVGCFQYSPVEGAPANDLGLDEVPDDIKQDRWDRFMAHQQAISSARLQLRIGREIEVLIDEVEEQGSVGRSFFDAPEIDGNVFIDGDHGFKPGDKVRCKVVDADEYDLWAEPV, encoded by the coding sequence ATGTCCACCACCCCTACGCCCACCACGCCCAAGGTCGGCTTCGTTTCCCTGGGTTGCCCCAAGGCCCTGGTCGATTCCGAGCGCATCCTGACCCAGCTGCGTATGGAAGGCTATGAAGTCGTGCCCACCTATCAGGATGCCGATGTGGTGGTGGTCAACACCTGCGGCTTCATCGACAGCGCCAAGGCCGAGTCCCTGGAAGTGATCGGCGAAGCCATCAAGGAAAACGGCAAGGTCATCGTCACCGGCTGCATGGGTGTCGAAGAAGGCAATATCCGCGACGTACACCCAAGCGTATTGGCTGTCACCGGCCCGCAGCAGTACGAGCAGGTGGTCACTGCCGTCCACCAAGTGGTACCACCACGCAAGGACCACAATCCGCTGATCGACCTGGTGCCGCCACAGGGCGTCAAGCTGACCCCGCGCCACTACGCCTACCTGAAGATTTCCGAAGGCTGCAACCACAGCTGCAGTTTCTGCATCATCCCGTCGATGCGCGGCAAGCTGGTCAGCCGCCCGGTCGGGGAAGTGCTCAGCGAAGCCGAGCGCCTGGTGAAGGCTGGGGTCAAGGAAATCCTGGTGATCTCCCAGGACACCAGCGCCTACGGCGTGGACGTCAAGTACAAGACCGACTTCTGGAACGGTCGCCCGGTCAAGACCCGCATGCTCGAACTGTGCGAAGCCTTGAGCAGCCTGGGCGCCTGGGTGCGCCTGCACTACGTCTACCCCTACCCGAACGTAGACGACGTGATCCCGCTGATGGCGGCCGGCAAGATCCTGCCGTATCTGGATATCCCCTTCCAGCACGCCAGCCCCAAGGTACTGAAGTCGATGAAGCGTCCAGCTTTTGAAGACCGCACCCTGGCGCGCATCAAGAAATGGCGCGAACAGTGCCCGGACCTGATCATTCGCTCCACCTTCATTGTCGGCTTCCCGGGCGAGACCGAGGAAGACTTCCAGTACCTGCTCGACTGGCTGACCGAAGCCCAGCTCGACCGCGTCGGCTGCTTCCAGTACTCGCCAGTGGAAGGTGCCCCGGCCAATGACCTGGGCCTGGACGAAGTGCCGGACGACATCAAGCAGGATCGCTGGGACCGCTTCATGGCGCACCAGCAGGCCATCAGCAGCGCCCGCCTGCAACTGCGTATCGGCCGGGAAATCGAAGTGCTGATCGACGAAGTCGAAGAACAAGGCTCGGTAGGCCGCAGCTTCTTCGATGCACCGGAAATCGATGGCAACGTGTTCATCGACGGTGACCACGGCTTCAAGCCAGGCGACAAGGTCCGCTGCAAAGTCGTCGATGCCGACGAATACGACCTGTGGGCTGAGCCCGTCTGA